In a single window of the Eshraghiella crossota genome:
- a CDS encoding MATE family efflux transporter produces MTKDEYLITDPPLKALTVFAMPMILGSFFQQVYNMADSIIVGQFVGSSALAAVGACAALTNVFICIALGAGVGAGVLVSRYFGAQDYGKMKTIVFTSLISFLLFSVFLGVFGFCTSHWMMSILQTPADIMKDAVLYLRIYFVGFPFLFMYNILSTMFTSIGESKIPLWLLIFSSVLNIIMDLWMVRGLKLGVFGAALATLIAQGISAVLSLLIFLYRMRKYAGLFHWFDKKGLRTMLKIAVPSILQQSTVSIGMMIVQAVVNPFGTQALAGYAATMRVENVFSLIFVSIGNAVSPFVSQNLGAGKISRIKKGYRAALLLDACFAVLAFIVIETMHTQISSLFLGKDGTELAYQVSGDYMKWIGYFFILMGIKMATDGVLRGIGNMRPFLIANMVNLAIRLSVALIFAPRFDIAFVWLAVPAGWLANFVISYVALRKFWPKDTLA; encoded by the coding sequence ATGACAAAGGACGAGTATTTAATAACAGACCCACCCCTAAAAGCGTTGACTGTTTTTGCAATGCCTATGATTTTAGGCAGCTTTTTTCAACAAGTTTACAATATGGCTGATTCAATCATCGTCGGTCAATTTGTAGGCTCATCTGCGCTTGCGGCCGTCGGTGCCTGTGCCGCACTTACGAATGTTTTTATTTGCATAGCACTCGGTGCAGGTGTAGGCGCAGGTGTACTTGTAAGCCGTTATTTTGGTGCTCAAGATTACGGGAAGATGAAAACAATCGTTTTTACTTCTTTAATAAGTTTTTTGCTTTTTAGCGTATTTCTCGGTGTTTTTGGATTTTGCACTTCTCATTGGATGATGAGCATACTGCAAACGCCTGCGGATATAATGAAAGATGCGGTGCTGTACTTACGTATCTATTTTGTTGGCTTTCCATTTTTATTTATGTATAATATTCTGTCAACAATGTTCACTTCAATCGGTGAATCAAAAATCCCGTTATGGCTTTTAATATTTTCGTCTGTTTTGAATATCATTATGGACCTTTGGATGGTGAGAGGTCTTAAACTCGGAGTATTCGGTGCAGCTCTTGCCACTCTAATTGCACAAGGTATTTCAGCCGTACTTTCGCTTTTGATTTTTCTTTACCGTATGCGAAAATATGCAGGTTTGTTTCATTGGTTTGACAAAAAAGGACTGCGTACAATGCTTAAAATCGCCGTTCCGTCTATCCTTCAACAATCAACCGTATCAATCGGTATGATGATTGTGCAAGCGGTTGTAAATCCGTTTGGCACGCAAGCACTCGCAGGATATGCGGCAACGATGAGAGTTGAAAATGTTTTTTCACTGATATTTGTATCCATCGGAAATGCCGTGTCGCCATTTGTTTCGCAAAATCTCGGTGCCGGAAAAATCAGCCGCATTAAGAAAGGTTACCGTGCCGCATTACTGTTGGATGCATGCTTTGCCGTTCTTGCCTTTATAGTTATTGAAACAATGCACACACAAATTTCTTCACTTTTCTTAGGAAAAGACGGAACGGAATTAGCGTATCAAGTGTCCGGTGATTATATGAAATGGATTGGCTACTTTTTCATACTTATGGGCATTAAAATGGCAACAGACGGTGTTCTTCGTGGAATCGGAAATATGCGACCGTTTTTAATTGCAAATATGGTTAACCTTGCAATTCGTTTGTCTGTAGCATTGATTTTTGCGCCTCGTTTCGATATTGCCTTTGTTTGGCTTGCTGTACCGGCAGGCTGGCTTGCAAACTTTGTCATTTCTTATGTGGCACTAAGAAAATTCTGGCCTAAGGATACTTTGGCTTAA
- a CDS encoding HAD family hydrolase, producing the protein MIYFDLDNTLIDYNSSERKAIEFIFKEKYGLVLNNNQTDYWSKISRKYFDYYLSKQITFEEQGKNRFIKMLSYCGYVENEKIAMELFEEYQKQLENSWILFDDVVDMLHSLEGYRLGIISNGKSIQQRAKLSCTNIEKYFEIILISEETGFAKPSVDIFYEAVKQSGEKIDSVIYVGDNIKTDILPCEKIGMKCVLVDRNSICEKNICKIKNLYEIHNVLLNDIGQYNTELSIRSSAQ; encoded by the coding sequence ATGATTTATTTCGATTTAGATAATACGTTGATTGATTACAATTCTTCAGAGAGAAAAGCGATAGAGTTCATATTTAAAGAAAAATATGGACTGGTATTAAATAATAATCAAACAGATTATTGGAGTAAGATTTCTAGAAAGTATTTTGATTATTATTTATCAAAACAGATAACTTTCGAAGAGCAAGGAAAAAATCGATTTATTAAAATGTTAAGTTATTGTGGGTATGTGGAAAATGAAAAGATTGCAATGGAATTGTTTGAAGAGTATCAAAAACAATTAGAAAATAGTTGGATTTTATTTGATGATGTGGTTGATATGCTACATTCATTGGAAGGATATCGACTAGGTATCATAAGTAATGGGAAATCTATACAGCAAAGAGCAAAGTTGAGTTGTACGAACATTGAAAAATATTTTGAAATAATTCTTATTTCAGAAGAAACAGGATTTGCAAAACCTTCCGTTGATATTTTTTATGAGGCGGTCAAACAGTCAGGCGAGAAAATTGATTCAGTTATATATGTTGGTGATAATATAAAAACAGATATTTTGCCATGTGAAAAAATTGGAATGAAATGTGTACTTGTGGATAGAAATAGTATATGTGAGAAAAATATATGTAAAATTAAGAATTTATATGAAATACATAATGTATTACTCAACGACATTGGGCAGTATAATACTGAACTTTCTATAAGAAGTTCTGCTCAATAA
- a CDS encoding IS3 family transposase, with protein MLSSRLSGVAVIPSHSIESFHSLIKREWLNRFNIINYKHAYRLVFEYIETFYNTVRIHSHCDYMSTNDFEKLYERASSLPVA; from the coding sequence ATATTATCATCACGTTTATCCGGAGTTGCAGTCATTCCAAGCCATAGCATTGAATCTTTTCATTCCTTAATCAAAAGAGAATGGCTCAACAGATTTAATATCATTAACTACAAACATGCTTACAGGCTCGTTTTTGAGTATATTGAAACCTTTTATAACACTGTTAGGATTCATAGCCACTGCGACTATATGTCAACTAACGACTTTGAAAAACTGTATGAGAGGGCATCTTCTCTGCCGGTAGCTTAG
- a CDS encoding NUDIX domain-containing protein: protein MKIIKVVAAVIKSLNDKGQTIILSTQRGYGEFKDSWEFPGGKIEKGETPQEALKREIMDVEWLPADIKLIENIRENM, encoded by the coding sequence ATGAAGATAATCAAAGTAGTTGCAGCCGTGATAAAATCTTTAAATGATAAAGGACAAACAATTATTTTATCTACCCAGCGAGGATATGGGGAATTTAAGGATAGCTGGGAATTCCCGGGAGGAAAAATCGAGAAGGGAGAAACACCACAAGAGGCATTAAAACGTGAAATTATGGATGTTGAGTGGTTACCTGCAGATATTAAATTGATTGAGAACATCAGAGAGAATATGTAG
- a CDS encoding HAD family hydrolase: MNKEPILAICYDFDKTLSPDDMQAQGFIQSIRYEVADFWKESNDLASGNDMDQNLAYMYMMWSKARGKVLFTRDTLIKDGSKVKLFPGVDSWFDRINEYGREKGVIVEHYIISSGLKEMIEGTKVADKFKKIYASSFYYDEYGVAVWPAQVVNYTNKTQFLFRIEKGVLDINDQGVNSFFKPDEYRVPFRNMVYIGDSDTDIPCMKLVNINGGHSIGVFNSGTKDKSKVFRMLEENRIKYYAPADYTEGSKLEELVKKIIDRTISNEILEDFHFECVSEKDDETRNQTEEEVRKEELINKLEDSTNFTNTHNVIEQLSGVTDWTGEQTDKLIRIALENKQVKYILKDKDLKDFYGRICKNTDGEKAKAVIKILNT, translated from the coding sequence ATGAATAAAGAACCTATTTTGGCAATATGCTATGATTTTGACAAAACATTGTCACCGGATGACATGCAGGCACAGGGCTTTATACAGTCAATACGATATGAGGTGGCGGATTTCTGGAAAGAATCCAATGATTTGGCATCAGGCAATGATATGGACCAGAATCTTGCATATATGTATATGATGTGGAGTAAAGCGAGAGGAAAAGTGCTGTTTACAAGGGATACGCTAATTAAGGACGGAAGCAAGGTGAAACTGTTTCCGGGAGTCGATTCATGGTTTGACAGGATTAATGAATATGGCAGGGAAAAAGGCGTGATTGTAGAACATTATATAATTTCGTCGGGACTTAAAGAGATGATAGAGGGAACGAAGGTTGCAGACAAGTTTAAAAAGATTTACGCCAGTTCTTTTTATTATGATGAATACGGAGTGGCGGTATGGCCTGCCCAGGTCGTAAATTATACCAACAAGACCCAGTTCCTTTTCAGAATTGAGAAGGGTGTTCTGGACATAAACGACCAGGGTGTAAATTCCTTTTTTAAACCGGATGAATACAGGGTTCCTTTTAGAAATATGGTCTACATAGGCGACAGCGATACGGATATTCCTTGCATGAAGCTTGTTAATATTAACGGTGGTCATTCCATTGGCGTATTTAATTCCGGGACAAAAGACAAATCAAAAGTATTCAGGATGTTGGAAGAAAACAGGATAAAATACTATGCACCTGCGGACTACACGGAGGGCTCGAAACTTGAGGAACTTGTAAAGAAGATAATTGACAGGACTATCTCTAACGAAATTCTTGAGGATTTTCACTTTGAATGTGTCAGCGAAAAAGATGATGAGACCAGAAATCAGACAGAGGAAGAAGTAAGGAAAGAAGAGCTTATTAATAAGCTTGAGGACAGCACGAATTTTACAAACACCCATAATGTTATTGAACAGTTATCGGGTGTTACCGACTGGACCGGGGAGCAGACAGACAAGTTAATAAGAATTGCCCTTGAAAATAAGCAGGTAAAATACATATTAAAGGATAAAGATTTAAAAGATTTTTACGGCAGAATATGTAAAAATACAGATGGCGAAAAGGCAAAGGCAGTTATTAAGATATTAAATACATAA
- a CDS encoding DUF6548 family protein codes for MNKTDMEFFETYKRLDRLCSDVFGLRNGGVTRYIDELKAIGYGCTEDCKTLKRLRHIRNQMAHDEGTFDYQVCDRDDIIWLNAFYNRIMKRTDPLAVHYRAGRKAQNTVRNNVHHSVQHNSSRHRKNRKANVIFNIIFFLIIIACACCIYFFEFN; via the coding sequence ATGAACAAAACCGATATGGAATTTTTTGAAACGTACAAAAGACTGGATAGATTATGCTCGGATGTGTTCGGATTAAGGAACGGCGGGGTGACACGTTATATAGATGAACTCAAAGCAATCGGATACGGATGTACCGAGGACTGTAAAACCTTAAAACGGTTAAGACACATAAGAAACCAGATGGCACATGATGAGGGAACTTTTGATTACCAGGTGTGTGACAGGGATGATATTATATGGCTCAATGCATTTTATAATAGAATAATGAAAAGAACTGACCCTCTGGCAGTTCATTACAGGGCAGGGAGAAAGGCACAGAATACAGTACGGAATAACGTACATCATAGCGTACAGCATAACAGCAGCCGGCACAGAAAAAACCGCAAGGCAAATGTGATTTTCAATATTATATTTTTCCTGATAATAATAGCCTGCGCCTGTTGCATATACTTCTTTGAATTTAATTAA
- a CDS encoding sulfite exporter TauE/SafE family protein yields the protein MDIFITIIVTFFAGMGAGLGTGFAGMSAAAVISPMLISFLKMDPYMAVGIALSSDVLASAISAYTYGKNKNLDIKNGLIMMVSVLVFTFIGSYIASLLPSTTMGNFSVIMTFFLGVKFILKPVMATKESMSDVPAKKRAIQSLACGILIGFICGFVGAGGGMMMLLILTSVLGYELKTAVGTSVFIMTFTALTGAVSHFAIGGMPDIPVFVLCVVFTFIWARIAAIFANKAKPETLNRVTGVILMLLGIVVFVFSFFN from the coding sequence ATGGATATTTTTATAACAATAATCGTAACATTTTTTGCAGGTATGGGAGCAGGTCTCGGTACAGGTTTTGCCGGAATGAGTGCCGCGGCTGTAATAAGCCCGATGCTCATAAGTTTTCTTAAAATGGACCCTTATATGGCTGTAGGCATTGCCCTGTCCTCCGACGTTCTTGCCAGCGCCATATCTGCTTATACATATGGAAAAAATAAGAATCTTGATATTAAAAACGGACTTATAATGATGGTTTCCGTCCTTGTATTTACTTTTATCGGAAGCTACATTGCAAGCCTTCTTCCATCAACCACAATGGGAAATTTCTCGGTCATCATGACCTTTTTCCTCGGTGTAAAATTTATCCTGAAGCCTGTCATGGCAACTAAGGAATCTATGTCCGATGTACCCGCAAAGAAACGTGCAATCCAGTCTCTCGCCTGCGGCATACTTATCGGTTTTATCTGCGGTTTTGTAGGTGCCGGCGGCGGAATGATGATGTTACTCATCCTCACTTCCGTACTTGGCTATGAATTAAAAACTGCCGTAGGCACAAGTGTTTTCATAATGACTTTTACCGCATTAACAGGTGCCGTTTCCCACTTTGCAATAGGCGGCATGCCTGACATTCCGGTATTTGTATTATGTGTTGTCTTTACATTTATATGGGCAAGAATCGCCGCAATCTTCGCCAACAAAGCTAAGCCTGAGACACTTAACCGTGTTACCGGCGTAATCCTCATGCTTCTTGGCATAGTTGTTTTTGTATTTTCCTTCTTTAATTAA
- a CDS encoding DUF438 domain-containing protein, whose protein sequence is MENIVGKIKKYLERLDKGERLEAVRADFVRELGGVDASEIMAAEEELLKAGTPLNKVQRLCDVHAALFKGKISKEERMKTSEALAGIEGHPLNTFMKENLKLRELIEECKKEPEKIQSVREIAIHYAKKGDLIYPLLDVKYNISGPSAVMWTTDVDIRNGINRLCKAEKKDENWKEDVGKLLTMLDDMIYKEENILFPNCAVNFSEEDWQNIYMDSKDYDVCFGVENATWDGVKKVKEKVAIEGDIIKINGGTLSLNQLEAMLNTIPLEITFVDEDNINRYFNEGHKVFKRSMTAIGREVFSCHPPKVSIMVRRIIDEFRNGSLDSMPVWMEKAGRTMLVTYMAVRDENDGYIGTLELVQDMEFAKEYFKQN, encoded by the coding sequence ATGGAAAATATTGTTGGAAAAATAAAAAAATATCTTGAAAGACTGGATAAGGGTGAGAGATTAGAGGCAGTACGGGCGGATTTTGTAAGGGAATTAGGCGGCGTGGATGCGTCAGAAATAATGGCGGCAGAGGAAGAACTGCTTAAAGCGGGAACGCCGCTTAACAAGGTGCAGAGACTTTGTGATGTGCATGCAGCATTGTTTAAGGGAAAAATATCCAAAGAAGAACGGATGAAGACTTCGGAAGCATTGGCGGGTATAGAAGGACATCCTTTGAATACCTTCATGAAAGAAAATTTAAAACTCAGGGAGCTTATTGAAGAATGTAAAAAAGAACCTGAGAAAATACAAAGTGTAAGGGAAATCGCAATCCACTATGCCAAAAAAGGAGATTTGATTTATCCGCTTTTAGATGTAAAATATAATATAAGCGGACCGTCAGCCGTAATGTGGACAACTGATGTTGATATCAGAAACGGGATTAACCGTTTGTGTAAAGCAGAGAAAAAGGATGAAAATTGGAAGGAAGATGTTGGAAAACTTCTTACAATGCTTGACGATATGATATATAAAGAGGAAAATATTTTGTTCCCTAACTGTGCTGTTAATTTTTCCGAGGAGGACTGGCAGAACATTTATATGGACTCCAAAGATTATGACGTATGTTTCGGAGTGGAAAATGCAACATGGGATGGCGTCAAAAAGGTTAAAGAAAAGGTGGCAATAGAAGGAGATATAATAAAAATCAACGGAGGAACGCTTTCTCTTAACCAGCTTGAAGCTATGCTTAATACAATCCCTCTTGAAATAACCTTTGTGGATGAGGATAATATAAACAGGTATTTTAACGAAGGACATAAAGTTTTTAAACGTTCAATGACGGCAATCGGGCGTGAAGTATTTTCCTGCCATCCGCCTAAAGTCAGCATCATGGTAAGACGTATAATCGATGAGTTCAGAAACGGAAGCCTTGACAGTATGCCTGTCTGGATGGAAAAAGCCGGAAGAACCATGCTTGTAACATATATGGCGGTGCGTGATGAAAATGACGGATATATAGGAACTTTGGAATTAGTACAGGATATGGAATTTGCAAAAGAGTATTTTAAACAGAATTAA
- a CDS encoding GNAT family N-acetyltransferase yields MNNRYEFRIIKDNEAEQAVRIEQVCFPPNEACSEKNMIERIKNAPELFLVAVDKETGKIAGSLNGLATDEEVFRDEFFKDAYLNNSEGKNIMILGLSILPEYRRQGLARELVRQYALKEKKNNREKLILTCLDAKVPMYLDFGFTDHGISDSVWGGEVWHEMSLDIHKVC; encoded by the coding sequence ATGAACAACAGATACGAATTCAGAATTATAAAAGATAATGAGGCAGAACAGGCGGTGCGTATTGAACAGGTATGCTTTCCGCCCAATGAAGCCTGCAGTGAGAAAAATATGATAGAAAGGATTAAGAATGCGCCGGAACTTTTTCTTGTTGCAGTGGACAAAGAGACCGGTAAAATAGCAGGTTCTCTAAATGGGCTGGCAACAGATGAAGAGGTATTCAGGGATGAATTTTTTAAAGATGCGTACCTTAATAATTCTGAAGGAAAAAATATAATGATTCTTGGATTAAGCATTTTGCCGGAATACAGAAGACAAGGACTTGCAAGAGAACTTGTCAGACAATATGCGTTGAAAGAAAAGAAAAATAACAGGGAAAAACTAATACTTACATGCCTTGATGCTAAGGTCCCAATGTATCTTGATTTTGGGTTTACGGACCATGGAATATCAGATTCTGTATGGGGCGGCGAAGTGTGGCATGAAATGAGTCTTGATATACATAAAGTTTGTTAA
- a CDS encoding citrate/2-methylcitrate synthase — MISITDYTDEQVKLCVKNDQIDKKLYQEYGVKRGLRDEQGQGVLTGLTNISQITAFKNVNGEKIPCDGELLYRGYNVRDLVNGAADKRFIFEEGVYLLLFGDLPDNEQLAKFREALNNSMDFPTNFTRDVIMKAPRVDIMNSMTRSILTLACYDDRQDDLSLSNVLRQCIMLISNFSMMAVYGYHAYNHYDNNGSMYIHRPDSNLSIAENFLRMLRPDKSFTELEARVLDIALLLHMEHGGGNNSTFTTRVVTSSGSDTYSAIAAAMSSLKGRKHGGANLQVMKMMDDIKSHVSDFGDEEEIASYLDKILNKQAYDRQGLIYGMGHAVYSLSDPREQVFRKFVEELAHDKGKDKDLMLYENIEKIAPMLIAKERKIYKGVSPNVDFYSGFVYEMLGIPRELYTPLFAIARIAGWSAHRMEELVTTDKIIRPAYKSLVTDREYVPRDLR, encoded by the coding sequence ATGATATCAATTACAGATTATACAGATGAGCAGGTTAAGCTTTGTGTTAAAAATGATCAGATTGATAAGAAATTATATCAGGAATATGGCGTTAAGAGAGGTCTTAGGGATGAACAGGGACAAGGTGTTCTGACCGGGCTCACCAACATTTCACAGATAACGGCATTTAAGAATGTGAATGGAGAAAAGATTCCGTGTGACGGAGAACTTTTATATAGAGGATATAATGTAAGAGATCTTGTTAATGGCGCTGCAGATAAGAGGTTCATTTTTGAGGAGGGAGTTTACCTTCTTTTATTCGGAGATTTGCCTGATAATGAACAACTGGCAAAGTTCAGGGAAGCACTTAACAACAGTATGGATTTCCCTACCAACTTTACAAGGGATGTCATTATGAAAGCTCCGAGAGTGGATATTATGAATTCAATGACAAGGAGTATTCTGACACTTGCATGTTATGATGACAGACAGGATGATTTATCCCTTTCAAATGTATTAAGACAGTGTATTATGCTTATAAGCAATTTTTCAATGATGGCTGTTTACGGATATCATGCATATAACCACTATGATAATAACGGCAGTATGTATATTCATCGTCCGGACAGCAATTTGTCTATAGCAGAGAATTTCCTCAGAATGTTAAGACCTGACAAGTCTTTTACCGAGCTTGAAGCGAGGGTTCTTGATATTGCACTTTTATTGCATATGGAGCACGGCGGCGGTAATAACTCAACTTTTACCACAAGAGTTGTTACTTCGTCAGGTTCAGATACATATTCTGCAATAGCTGCGGCAATGTCTTCACTTAAAGGAAGAAAACACGGCGGAGCCAATCTTCAGGTTATGAAGATGATGGATGACATTAAATCCCATGTTTCGGATTTTGGCGATGAGGAAGAGATTGCGTCTTATCTTGACAAAATACTTAATAAACAGGCTTATGACAGACAGGGACTTATATATGGAATGGGTCATGCGGTATATTCTTTATCAGACCCAAGAGAGCAGGTATTCCGTAAGTTTGTTGAGGAACTTGCCCACGATAAGGGTAAGGATAAGGACCTTATGTTATATGAGAATATAGAAAAAATAGCACCTATGCTTATTGCCAAGGAACGTAAGATATATAAAGGTGTAAGTCCTAACGTGGATTTTTACAGCGGATTTGTATATGAGATGCTTGGAATTCCAAGAGAGCTTTATACTCCGCTTTTTGCCATTGCAAGAATTGCAGGCTGGAGCGCCCACAGAATGGAGGAACTTGTAACAACGGACAAGATTATAAGACCGGCATACAAGAGCCTTGTAACGGACAGGGAATACGTTCCTAGAGATTTACGTTAG
- the fliB gene encoding flagellin lysine-N-methylase: MVLRIPHYFDSFVCTAGECRDNCCYGGWQIDLDEDTVEFYKSVKGDFGDRLRASIDYTDTYCFKLENGGCPFLDDDNLCHIYKELGPEHMGVVCTQFPRFSEYYGHYKETGIGLACEEAARIILEDTKPFHIVERTIDEEEFEDEEYDDLLCKGIEKVRNCLFDVMNSDMEFADKLSVLLDTGEYIQELINRNDYKAILEYVPRYVNREALPYEEADIMEIWDTYDSMEVLNVEWTEFVKDLTASLHKDDYVRNLSGFNKENYPFTGYDKLVCYYLFRYLLQSVYDHDFAGKIYFMTANLILIKEMDIYIYKRDGMLTKEQHMECIHMFSREIEYSTDNLDTLSEEFLFSNIFCKERLESIVRTLF, translated from the coding sequence ATGGTATTAAGGATTCCTCATTATTTTGACAGTTTTGTATGTACTGCAGGTGAGTGTAGGGATAACTGCTGTTACGGAGGATGGCAGATAGACCTTGATGAAGACACTGTGGAGTTCTATAAGTCAGTAAAAGGCGATTTTGGAGACCGCTTAAGAGCCTCCATAGATTATACGGATACTTATTGTTTTAAATTAGAGAACGGGGGATGTCCGTTTCTTGATGATGATAATTTATGCCATATCTATAAAGAGCTGGGGCCTGAACATATGGGAGTTGTATGTACACAGTTTCCAAGGTTCAGCGAATATTACGGTCATTATAAAGAGACCGGAATAGGTCTTGCCTGTGAGGAAGCTGCCAGAATAATATTGGAGGACACAAAGCCTTTCCATATTGTGGAGCGTACGATAGACGAAGAAGAGTTTGAAGACGAAGAATATGACGACCTTCTTTGCAAAGGAATAGAGAAGGTCAGAAACTGTCTTTTTGACGTAATGAATTCTGATATGGAATTTGCGGACAAATTATCGGTTCTCCTTGATACGGGTGAATATATACAGGAATTAATTAACAGAAATGATTATAAGGCTATTTTGGAATATGTTCCCCGGTATGTAAACAGGGAAGCGTTGCCTTATGAAGAAGCGGATATTATGGAAATCTGGGACACCTATGATTCCATGGAGGTTCTCAATGTGGAATGGACGGAATTTGTTAAGGATTTAACAGCTTCGCTTCATAAAGATGATTACGTCAGGAACTTGTCCGGCTTTAATAAAGAGAATTATCCGTTTACAGGATATGACAAGCTGGTATGCTATTATCTTTTCAGATATCTGCTGCAGTCTGTATATGACCACGACTTTGCAGGTAAAATATATTTTATGACAGCCAATCTGATACTTATTAAGGAAATGGACATCTATATTTACAAAAGGGATGGAATGCTTACGAAAGAGCAGCATATGGAATGTATACATATGTTTTCAAGGGAGATTGAGTATTCAACGGATAATCTTGACACCCTTTCGGAGGAATTCCTTTTTAGTAATATCTTTTGTAAGGAGAGACTTGAAAGTATCGTAAGAACATTATTTTGA
- a CDS encoding alpha-amylase family glycosyl hydrolase, with product MASDTNINLRNQVMYSVYVRNHTPEGTFKALEKDLPRIKQMGVDVIWLMPIHPIGVVGKKGELGCPYSIKDYRAVNPAYGTREDFVQLVDAIHGLGMKCIIDVVYNHTSKDSVLSIEHPEFFYKKEDGSFGNKVGDWSDVFDLDYKNKDLWDYQIDTLKMWAEIVDGFRCDVASMVPIEFWNRARSECAKVKKGLIWLAESVDIGFIKYLRSINCVANSDNTMYSAFDMTYDYDIWNFYDGYLKGKVSAADYAEVLNFQDGIYPENYVKIRALENHDRDRVMNYVHDIETVKRLLAFSYFQKGMAFIYAGEEFGNDRTPSLFDIDTIDRNTGYDISGYISKLSEIKKQYSIFADGLYEVKAEPDTDTFVITYCKGNNKALGIFNIKGETKDIKTDIPDGTYKNIFNDCNIAVVGGTIHKSEIDSNNGVVGIII from the coding sequence ATGGCAAGTGACACAAATATTAATTTGAGAAATCAGGTAATGTATAGTGTGTATGTAAGAAATCATACACCGGAGGGAACTTTTAAAGCATTGGAAAAAGACCTTCCAAGAATTAAACAGATGGGTGTTGATGTGATATGGCTTATGCCTATCCATCCAATCGGGGTTGTAGGCAAAAAGGGAGAACTTGGATGCCCTTATTCAATTAAGGATTACAGGGCTGTCAATCCCGCATACGGAACCAGAGAGGATTTTGTACAGCTTGTTGATGCAATCCATGGTCTCGGAATGAAATGTATCATTGATGTGGTATATAACCATACGTCAAAAGATTCTGTGCTTTCCATTGAACACCCGGAATTTTTCTACAAAAAAGAGGATGGAAGCTTTGGTAATAAGGTAGGTGACTGGTCGGATGTATTTGACCTTGATTATAAGAACAAAGACCTTTGGGATTATCAGATTGATACCTTGAAGATGTGGGCAGAGATAGTTGACGGTTTCAGATGTGATGTTGCCTCAATGGTCCCTATAGAATTCTGGAATAGGGCAAGGTCAGAATGCGCCAAGGTTAAAAAAGGTTTAATCTGGCTTGCCGAGTCGGTTGACATAGGCTTTATTAAATATTTAAGAAGCATTAATTGCGTTGCCAATTCGGATAATACTATGTATTCTGCTTTTGATATGACCTATGATTATGATATATGGAATTTCTATGACGGCTATCTTAAAGGAAAAGTAAGTGCTGCGGATTATGCAGAAGTCCTTAACTTCCAGGATGGAATATATCCTGAGAATTATGTTAAAATCCGTGCTCTTGAGAATCATGACAGAGACAGGGTTATGAACTACGTTCATGATATTGAGACTGTAAAGAGGCTTCTTGCTTTCTCATATTTCCAGAAAGGAATGGCATTTATATATGCCGGTGAGGAATTCGGAAATGACAGAACACCAAGTCTTTTTGATATTGATACGATTGACAGAAATACAGGATATGATATAAGCGGTTATATTTCCAAATTATCGGAAATTAAGAAGCAGTACAGCATATTCGCAGACGGACTTTATGAAGTGAAAGCGGAACCGGATACGGATACTTTTGTAATTACATATTGCAAAGGCAATAATAAAGCTCTTGGAATTTTTAACATAAAGGGCGAAACAAAGGATATTAAGACCGATATTCCTGACGGTACCTACAAAAATATATTTAATGATTGCAATATAGCTGTTGTTGGTGGTACAATTCACAAGTCAGAAATTGATAGTAACAATGGAGTTGTGGGAATAATTATATGA